Proteins encoded in a region of the Fundulus heteroclitus isolate FHET01 chromosome 2, MU-UCD_Fhet_4.1, whole genome shotgun sequence genome:
- the LOC105927047 gene encoding bromodomain-containing protein 1 isoform X3, protein MKKKCKNRRSTALKRDSSPIKPSPNRETLTYAQAQRMVELEVDGRVHRLSIYDKLDVIADDDPTAQEILECNSNKENNEKPQQVLVRSVRLKINQQKKSAALMASHGGAGTGLLEPKVRMVEYNLPVVPKRPAAYYKYSERTAEELDEEVEYDMDEEDYAWLEIINEKRKSEGIGQVSHNLFEFLMDRFEKESFLATQGQSDLQSLVDEDAVCCICMDGDGADSNVILFCDSCNIAVHQECYGVPYIPEGQWLCRHCLQRPSRPAECLFCPNRGGALKKTDDDRWGHVVCAMWVPEVGFSDTVFIEPIDGVRNIPPARWKLTCYLCKAKGAGACIQCDKINCYTAFHVSCAQKAGLFMKMEPVKELTESGAPTFSVKKTAYCCSHTPEGCDRRPLNVYDELHPKNGACHKRAEKRGKPRSKSWQKKKIKKVESEPELEPETQANPGPSITASSFDTILNQVAVQRKRQFVERVLSYWVLKRQSRNNVPLIRRLQANPQPSKAQQQKERMETNQALKEQLKVWHRLRHDLERARLLLELIRKREKLKREEMKLQQSVLEMQLTPFNILLRAVLSQLQDKDQYSIFAQPVSTKEVSDYLDHIKNPMDFSTMRKRIDSHSYRSFDEFEDDFNLIISNCMTYNAKETFFYKAAQRMLDHGGVILRRARREVDRIGFDFPSCLQLPEAPKLEPPAPFSWEDVDRLLTPSYRQQTPLEDQLKELLEKLDLSTAMKHGPSRTKRLKLLKKTIMEVRSEMSLKKSLPHPPAAVPDLPPCPNQSEEQPSPESPADSVPPPTLERLTSSSQPEISPSTSVPPALKPAPPCSEQTPLPLDDNTSSPTSKPPCTPNGLLPDQPLPSSDSHTEASSNCNQQNDGLFHKSKSASPQKAPMNQEMPAVSPPPLGAKTFLSVVIPRLETLLLPKKRTRSSSAEEEEEQETPIKRLDTGLTNGFVVEEKVDSLSPRVLEPRRRCASESSISSSNSIICGSRSNLVSSSTVTVSKSVKGRPAAARRSTVDDRSTLMTCVENGEFTKAAKIPSDRESQSSEDVVSAQQGGASHTAIGRPQSRRADAVQVRRETLPRPLLRQQAQLAMAS, encoded by the exons ATgaagaaaaaatgcaaaaaccgCCGCTCCACCGCGCTGAAGCGGGACTCGTCGCCCATCAAGCCCTCCCCCAACAGGGAGACCCTCACATACGCTCAGGCCCAGCGAATGGTGGAGCTGGAGGTGGACGGCCGAGTGCACCGGCTCAGCATCTACGACAAGCTGGACGTCATCGCCGACGACGACCCGACGGCCCAGGAGATCCTGGAGTGCAACAGCAACAAGGAGAACAACGAGAAGCCCCAGCAGGTCCTGGTCCGCTCCGTGCGCCTCAAGATAAACCAGCAGAAGAAGAGCGCCGCTCTCATGGCTTCGCACGGCGGCGCCGGCACCGGCCTGCTGGAGCCCAAGGTTCGGATGGTCGAGTACAACCTGCCGGTGGTGCCGAAGAGGCCCGCCGCGTATTACAAGTACTCAGAGCGGACAGCAGAGGAGCTGGACGAGGAGGTGGAGTACGACATGGACGAGGAGGACTACGCCTGGCTGGAGATCATTAACGAAAAGAGGAAGAGCGAGGGGATCGGCCAGGTGTCGCACAATCTGTTTGAGTTCCTCATGGACCGCTTTGAGAAGGAGTCCTTCTTAGCTACGCAGGGCCAGAGTGACCTCCAGTCGCTGGTGGACGAGGACGCCGTCTGCTGCATCTGCATGGATGGAGACGGGGCTGATAGCAACGTCATCCTCTTCTGCGACTCCTGCAACATCGCCGTGCACCAGGAGTGCTACGGCGTGCCGTACATCCCCGAGGGCCAGTGGCTGTGCCGCCACTGCCTGCAGCGGCCGTCGCGGCCTGCCGAGTGCCTCTTCTGCCCCAACCGCGGAGGAGCCCTGAAGAAGACGGACGACGACCGCTGGGGCCACGTGGTCTGCGCCATGTGGGTCCCCGAAGTCGGCTTCTCCGACACGGTGTTCATCGAGCCCATCGACGGCGTCCGCAACATCCCGCCGGCCCGCTGGAAGCTCACCTGTTACCTGTGCAAGGCCAAGGGGGCCGGGGCCTGCATCCAATGCGACAAGATCAACTGCTACACCGCCTTTCACGTCAGCTGCGCCCAGAAGGCCGGCCTCTTCATGAAGATGGAGCCCGTCAAGGAGCTGACCGAGTCGGGCGCCCCCACCTTCTCTGTGAAAAAGACGGCCTACTGCTGCAGCCACACGCCCGAAGGCTGCGACCGCCGGCCGCTCAACGTCTACGACGAGCTCCACCCCAAGAACGGAGCCTGTCACAAGCGGGCGGAGAAGAGGGGGAAGCCCCGCTCCAAAAGCTGGCAGAAGAAAAAGATCAAGAAAGTGGAGTCAGAACCTGAGCTAGAACCAGAAACTCAAGCTAACCCCGGGCCAAGCATCACTGCATCAAG CTTTGACACCATCTTAAACCAGGTAGCAGTTCAGAGGAAGCGGCAGTTTGTGGAGCGGGTGCTGAGCTACTGGGTGCTGAAGAGGCAGTCGAGGAACAACGTGCCTCTGATCCGCCGGCTGCAGGCCAACCCTCAGCCCTCAAAGGCACAGCAGCAGAAG GAGCGCATGGAGACCAACCAGGCGCTGAAGGAGCAGCTGAAGGTGTGGCACCGTCTGCGCCATGACCTGGAGCGAGCTcggctgctgctggagctcatCAGGAAGAGGGAGAAGCTGAAGAGGGAGGAG ATGAAGCTCCAGCAGTCGGTGCTGGAGATGCAGCTGACTCCGTTCAACATCCTGCTGCGGgctgtgctcagccagctgcaGGACAAGGACCAGTACAGCATCTTTGCTCAGCCTGTCAGCACTAAGGAG GTCTCCGACTATCTGGACCACATTAAAAATCCCATGGACTTCTCAACTATGAGGAAAAGAATCGATTCTCATAGTTACCGGAGCTTTGACGAGTTTGAGGATGACTTCAACCTGATAATAAGTAACTGCATGACGTACAACGCCAAGGAAACCTTCTTCTACAAGGCAGCTCAGAGGATGCTGGACCATGGAGGAGTCATCCTGAGGAGAGCTCGCAGAGAGGTGGACAGGATCGGCTTCGACTTCCCCAGCTGCTTACAACTACCCGAGGCCCCGAAGCTGGAGCCACCAGCTCCCTTCTCCTGGGAGGATG TGGACCGACTGCTGACCCCCTCCTACCGTCAGCAAACACCGCTGGAGGATCAGCTGAAGGAGCTTCTGGAAAAGCTGGACCTGAGCACTGCCATGAAGCACGGCCCATCACGCACTAAGAGGCTCAAGCTCCTCAAGAAGACCATTATGGAGGTCCGCAGTGAGATGAGCCTAAAGAAGTCCCTTCCACATCCCCCAGCCGCTGTCCCGGATCTCCCACCTTGCCCCAACCAGTCCGAGGAGCAGCCTTCTCCAGAAAGCCCTGCAGACTCCGTACCCCCACCAACACTGGAGCGCCTGACCTCATCATCGCAGCCTGAGATCTCACCAAGCACCTCAGTTCCCCCCGCTCTGAAGCCCGCCCCGCCCTGTTCAGAGCAGACTCCCCTGCCGCTCGACGACAACACCAGCTCACCTACCTCAAAACCCCCGTGTACCCCCAACGGGCTCCTTCCAGACCAGCCGCTTCCCAGCAGTGACTCTCACACAGAAGCATCCAGTAACTGCAACCAGCAGAACGACGGCCTGTTCCACAAGTCCAAGAGTGCCAGCCCTCAGAAAGCACCAATGAACCAAGAGATGCCTGCGGTGTCACCGCCCCCTCTGGGCGCCAAAACCTTTCTGTCGGTGGTGATCCCCCGACTGGAGACGCTGCTTCTCCCAAAGAAACGGACCCGCAGCAGCAGcgccgaggaggaggaggagcaggagacgCCCATCAAACGCCTGGACACAG GATTAACAAATGGTTTTGTGGTGGAGGAGAAGGTGGATTCTCTGTCACCTCGCGTTTTGGAGCCACGCCGGCGTTGTGCCTCAGAGTCCAGCATATCCTCCAGCAACAGCATCATCTGTGGCTCCAG GTCCAATCTGGTCTCTTCCAGCACTGTCACGGTGTCTAAGAGTGTGAAGGGGCGTCCTGCAGCGGCCCGCCGCAGCACCGTGGACGACAGAAGCACGCTGATGACCTGCGTTGAGAACGGAGAGTTCACCAAAGCTGCCAAGATTCCTTCAG ATCGTGAATCCCAGAGTTCGGAGGACGTCGTTTCGGCACAGCAAGGTGGAGCTTCCCATACCGCCATTGGACGTCCTCAGAGCCGGAGAGCAGATGCAGTTCAGGTCCGCAGAGAAACTCTTCCTCGTCCGCTTCTTCGACAGCAAGCGCAGCTG GCAATGGCTTCCTAG